The Centroberyx gerrardi isolate f3 chromosome 8, fCenGer3.hap1.cur.20231027, whole genome shotgun sequence genomic sequence GGCTCTATGCCGGCTAACAGCGGATATTGATCTTATGTTTGGGTTTCTTGCGCAGTTCGCCCGCTCAGCAAGGAGATCACCATGAGCCAAGCCTACCAGAACATGTGTGCTGGCATGTACAAGGTAGGACATAaagatataaatacacacacacacacacacaggtcataTAGACACTAGGCCTGTGCCGATTATACAGTAATCTTTATGATTATTATACAatgaaaaccttaaaaacaTACTGGACTAGGCTTTAGTTacttaaaaactaatttatcagacattcctctttttttaaacatgttttaagactgtagaacatatgtaaacaaaaacaaattatgtaaaatactttttttcttaaaaaacaaaagtaataaACAGCAATCTATCAATCACAATCAAtaacagcatctaaaataaagtatttttagAGGGTTCCAACTTTTGTGGGAAACAAGTCGCCATTATTGCGATGGTCGCGATAATTCAAATTCAGGGCGGTGTCATAATATATAGtaataccggttattgtcccatctCTAATAGACACGCTGACCCCTCTTCTCTTACACCTACCTGTAattcgctctcgctctcgctctctctctctctcgctctctctctctttctttttctctctccgtctctctccgcAGACCATGGTAGCGTTGGATATGGATGGGAAGGTGCGTAAGCCTCAGTTTGAGCTGGACAGCGAGCAGGTTCGCTACGAGCATCGCTTCGCCCCCTTCAACAGCGTGGTCACCCCCCCACCTGTGCACTACATCCAGTTCAAGGTAGTGTGCGTTTGTCTGTGTTCGTctgtgcacacgtgtgtatAAGCACACTAGAGTATATCCAGTCAGAcgcttttctctcactctttttcccttcccctccccactctacttctttccctcctctttccctccctgcacctctctcctctcctccccctcttcttgcCTCCTCCAGGAGATGTCCGATCTGAAGAAGTACAATCCTCCGCCGGGCTCCGCCGACCTCTACCTGGCGGCCAGCAAACACTTCCAGCAGGCCAAGCTCATCCTAGAAAACGTGCCCAGCCCAGACCCCGAGGTCAGCAAATTTGACTAGTGTGAAAGAAATCCCCGCtcttacagaaaacagtttGGTGTTCAGCATATGATATTCCATTGCTCAGGAACTATGAGTCCCAAAATTCTCCACTACTTCTTTAGTTTAATTGTCAACCTCCTTGTCAAATATTATTTGATTAACTCTATAATATGGTAAATTAATTAGAACAGTCTTATGGGATCACACCAATGTTCCCCAGACCTTCACTAGTTTACAGTCTCCAAAGCTTCATGCGTTTGCAATAGAAGGTAGATAGAATAATACTGTAGATTCTTCAGTAGTAGCCTAAAATATAGTTAGTATTTAATTATTAGTTATAATAGCCTGCCCAGTTGGTTGCAAAAAATCTCTCCAGGATAAGAGTTGGAAAACTACCTGATTATGTCATGTAAGAGACCAAGGCCAGTCTGGAGAATTGGTCCATGCGAACCACTGATCTGTCTTAATGATGTCTTAGAATGAATTTTATTGATAATGCGGGTAATATTAAACTGGCACTGGGACATTGaaaagctgtgtgtttgtgcagaggTTCACAACATTGTGCTGCTGTATTGCAGCAACCTAAGTTAATTAGTTTGACTTTTATGCTACTGAAGAGAAATGTGCTTGCCCATTCCTATGTCCTCTACAGTACAAAAGATTAATAACCAATTATGATTGGTTGGTAACAGGTGAACCGTATCCTGAAGGTGGCCAAGCCCAACATCGTAGTGATGAAGCTGCTGGCTGGAGGGCACAAGAAGGAGACCAAGGTAACACGATACACACTTTCCTTAGAGCCCTTATCATTTGTTAttaatagtattattatttttattatgttaaGACTTGCTGATGAATCTGTTATGCTCCTGTTTTTACAACCAGTATAAATGTGAACAATTAGCAACTTCAAAGAAGTTCAAAGAAGTTGTAAAAGTCACATTTACATCCAATAAATGGAAATGTAAACCAAGCCAGCAGTGGGGTGACAGTGGTTCAACACGAGTTACCAGATTCTAATTCTGGAATGGATGTTTtattcaaaacaataaaaaaataataatcctgtgatgtatgtgtgtaacaGTGGGCTTAATATTACTGCCTAAAGTTACAAAAACTCACTGTGATCAGTACTTGTGGCAGATACATGTCAGTTTACAGAATTTAAGCCTTGATAAGAACTAATACAAATCAACTACAACTATAAATGACAGGCAACTTGATGGGCTTATTTTAGGTGTCTTCTGTAACAGCTGTGCATAATCATGAAAACATTACAAATCTGTCCATCCCTAGGTGCTCCCAGAGTTTGACTTCTCGGCTCACAAATACTTCCCAGTGGTCAAGATTATCTGACTCTGCTCCGCACCACGAGCTGCTGTGACAACCTCAACGCTTCACCTGTAAAGACCACACCCTCACCGGAACAAGTGTGCGATGGCCCTGATCCAGTCCTTGTCTGAACAAGTGTGTGTGATACACCTACAAGGAGTGTTTGATACACTCAATCCTTTCTTCACCTGAACGGGAGATGTGACACGTGAACCCAGACCAGAGATCCATCAACCGGACCCAATCTGAGTGACAGTATTCACATCTGCATCTgtgaaagtgtatgtgtgtatgtgtgtgtgcgtacgtacgtaagtgcatgtgtgtgtatgtgtcggAGAGATAAGCTAAGGTGCTTGCGTGCGAGGAAGGGACTGTGATGAACTGGCCAGAGGAAAATGTTGTAAGCTGCATCTAAAACAATCTCTAGCCGTATACTTGTCAAGGATTGAAAACAAATAGCAGCAAGCCTTTTATGTACATGCTTACGATCTGAATGGGAATGTTGTCTTGTAAAGCACCAGTCACATGTGACTGATGGATGGCATCAGTCTGTCTTGTGAAACCTAGACAGGGCGCTCCAAGGAGAAGGACCACATGAAGATCTTGCAAGTCATTTTTATTGACAACTTAAAGAGTAAAGTTGCATGAACCGAAGGCCTATGAAACccattgaaaacacattttgctgTCTAAGTACCAAGTATATGGTTGTCACTATGAAAAGAGGGCCATGAAACATTGAGATCTTAGAGATACAAGGTGCATCCAACAGCTGTGCTAGAGATACTTTCCCAGGCCAGAGACTCATCATCTGTAACCCAGAGCATCTTCAATCGACTGCTAACACCAGCAAACCCAAAGGACTGAAAAACTACAACTCCCACACATCTCTGGAACTGAATAAAACTTGTCTTTACTGtgttatttcttttgttttttttgttattttttaatgtcACTCAATTCCTTACTTGTTCGTGAATTTCACACATTTGTCCATTATTggtttaaaagacaataaaacaatttcTAATAACATACATGTCAATCAGAAAAGAATCCAAAGTAAAAAACGTATCCAATTCTAGTTGAAAAGTTGGTTTTGCCATAGAAACACAAAATGGATATTCGTGTTTATAGCTGGTTTGCAATTTGTTCAGTGTTAGTATGTAATGTTTCCCCAACCATTCATTAAAATCTGGCTAATTAGGTCGATGCATGTGGAGAAAAAATGGCGGTAACAAGCCATCACCCTTAAACGCCCTCGAACTGCAGACATCTGTTAAACTGAACTACCTCATGACCTAATAGCCTTCCAGCTAACCACACTTCATTTTCAGCTGAGTTAATATAAGAAAGAAGTAAGTATACCGTATATAAGTATTTCTGAGATATAAACTACCTGCTTTGCCACTGCAGTGGTGTGGAGGGTGAAGTTACACAGTACTGTCCCACAAAATGCTATGGCAAAAGTGATCCTGTTGTGAAGAAATTACCAACAATATTCAGTTCAGATTTAATTTTCTCTTTGCAAATTGTATGTTTGGTAGACAGATATAACACACAGACAATCAGGTTTTGCTACTCTGGCCCACTGAAAATTGAGAAACTGGATGGATGAGACagttttttaaaaatcttttaCAATTTACTTACTAGAGAGTTTCAGTTTCCAATTAATTTGCTTGTGCACTTTGCACCTTAACTATAATCAATTAAATatgaagagaaagaagataAATAATGGTAGAAAATAAAATGGTGAAGAGACACACGATGGGTTACGTGATACATGATTGTTTTAAAAGCCTTTTTTCAGTATCAAGTTGTTTTTCAGGTAAAACTGCTTTTTAAATGGAGTTAAATCCAAATCCAAGGTATTGTGTTAACATTATGAGAACTGTTATAACACACAATCCATAGATCCATCTATGGATCACAACAATCCACCTGCAAAGCACTAATAAAAGCTACTACAACTGCCAATTCTTACGTATGGTTTCATCAATCCACTGTCTGTAGTGACAAATATCTAGGATTTTAATTGGGTTTGCACACTCATCAACAGGGTTGCTGACAATAACACCATACAAGACTCCGTTGTCCTCCACAGCTGAACCTGCATCTCCCTGCAagcgagatggagagagaaagggtttCATCGGTAGGTCAGTATCACATAGTAACTTACAGTATATGAACAAAAAATGAAGAtagaatttttaaaaaaacgGATGGTTTACTTGGCAGGCCTCCACACCAGGCTTCCAGGCACACATGGTGTTTGTCTCGTCACTGTGGTACTTCTCATCCGATTTAGCATCCTCACCACATGCAGCGATGGCTGTGGTGGCACACCTCAGGTCTTTGGGGGTTTTCACTTCTGAGGATTTTAAAAGAAAGGTCAGAAAAATATCTTCTACTTCTGACAGGCGAAATTGAATCTAGCATCTCGGTGTGCCTCACTTGTCACGTCGGCCTTCTTGGCTCCCCAGCCGCCAATGCGAACCTTCGTCCCCTGATTGGGTTTGGCGCAGGAGTCGGCAGGAGGAAGCTCGATGATGGGGAGTTTAGAAGAAACATCTTCGTTCAGTTTTATGAGCATGATGTCATGAGCCTTCTCGTCTTCACCTTTGAAGGTGAACTGTTGTTCAACTTTGATGTCTTGCTcgtttctttttgtcttcccCTTCATGAAGGAGATTGCGTTTTTATACCACGCCACATCGTGGTTTAGGCCAATCTTCACTTTCACCATCCTGCAAAAGAGGAGGCAAGGTGAACTCAGACAGACATCCATCATACCCATGGCATAAGTAAAACAGTTTATCtggtcttttttatttctttctttattgttGTCGTTTACATTATTTTCCTACCTGATGCACCCTACCTCAATGCCCCTAAGTCTCTCAGGGCAGtctaatgttgttttttctttgcaaGCTAGGCTAATCTAACAAGATcaaccttttttctttttttttcctagtaGTCAACTGTATTTTATTCAGCCTACCATATACCTCAAGGAATTGGAAAGGATTTGGCAGCATATAAGATTACTTACATTATTTAAGAACACTTACATTAAGTGTTCaataactaatgttaactaatgcatttactaacatgaattagacatgattaacaacattaacaacgATTAGTttatgttaaatgcacatgaatgaagggtttcaatttagactatacattggcattaacaaacaacaacattacTTATTGCaatttattgtgcatttaatatgaactcatctttcttaatgtcactgttcatgcttaattgatgttagtaaacacagttaacaaacatgtataataCCATTAATTAATACTCATGTGTGtttaactaatctttgttaatgtgttattcatgtttaattaatgttagtaaatgcattaggtaacattagttaatgaacattGAATGTAAAGTTACTGAAAACATTTCTCCACGATATTTCATGACATCTATGCCCGAGTGAATACATTCGACTCCCACAGGCAGCTGGCAGCACAACAAAACCGACTCACACGCTCGCTCACTCCCACatgcttccacacacacaccctcacgcTGGATGTTTCTTACCGTTCGGCGCAGTGAGAAGCAGTGAGGATCCAGCGGGTGTTGAGCAGAGAGCCTCCACAGAAGCTTCCCCCTTGGATCGATTCCACCTGGACATGGTACTGCCTCTCCTTTCCACAGGGCTTACTCCCAACAACCCTCTTCTCAACGCCCTCCGATGCCGCACCTGAtagatggaggaggagcagagacacAGCATACACCTGGGTTTCTGGGTTTCTCATGACTTCAACCCCCGGTCACGTCATGGTGCGCCTGGGTTCACACATAGGGAGCTCTAGTTTGAGCCTGGGTCAGAAGATGAGGATACATTTACTGGGTTTTGGGCCCTTTGGAAGACCCTGACatagactgttttttttccattcatgcTTTTGCGTTTTGTTAAATGTAGTTTGGAAAGAGTAGAGGCCCAAAAATGGCAGagcaaatgatgatgatgaaaaaaaatagcTTAAATAGAAGTAATTGCGTTCACATGACAAAAATGAACAGACAAACACGTTTCAACCTAGATGGGTCTTCTTCTTTTACACTGCCTGAAGAAGACCCATCTAGGttgaaatgtgttgtgtgtaagAAGTTAATACCTGAATGTTTCTGTTCTTGACTTTGGAAGATGTGCCACCTCTGTTCATTTTTGACATGTGGACACAATTACTTCTGTTAAAGTGTTATTGTTTTATACATGCAAGGAAGCCCTGTCACTGTTTTTTCTTGTTAAATATTCCAATGCATCTGTCAGACACTTGGAACACGTTTTGAAAAGCATATGGAGTGGAAAAAATAACGTTGGCTTCCTCCAAAGCAGAGTGGAATGCCCTTTAGCTCCTCTAAAAAATGAAGATCTGAATGTAGTTGAAAGATGAAAAACTCACCACCTAGCATCAAAAGCAGAACAAGGCACGGCTTCATCGCGGTCCCTCTGGATCAGTGTAAGTGACGGACTGGGTGATGCTTCAACTCTTATATTAAACGTATCAGATTCGGACATTATTTCTATTGGATGCCCCCGTGGGCAGAGACAAAGTTATACGTGGCCATCAACGCACTCACCACCCCACCTTTCATAGCCATGTATGGCTATCAATGCTCATTCACCACAGTGTAATAAACTGTTAGGGTGTGACAAGGAGAGACAGTGTTGGGACACTGGAAAAGCACTGTAGAAAAAAACTACCTTTACCTTTTTCatagcaaaaaacaaaagaaaaactgcaaaaaaaaaaaacaatgctgcCCCTTTGAAAAGGGCAAATTAGCCAAGTTTCATCAACCAGATTATGGTGAGTCATGCTTTCCTCTGAACTGGAAAAACCATATGCACTTTGTTTGAAATAGTGGCAAAGTCTCTGGGTATCATCAGCAAAGTCCGCTTTTTGGCTTCATCAGATCAATATCTTTTAACACTCTattgcagtatttttttttatttaccctTACTTCACATACTAGAACAGTGCTTTGACTTCCATGTTTGCTACCAGTCTCCTCAAGCTCCATACTTTACTAAAGAAATGTGTTAGATTATCCACTTTCAGCAACTCAACTGAATATTCACCACTCATTTGGCAACCAACCAGATGGGaaacactttataataacttTCATTAATAAGCCTTCAACAAATCTTTAATAGACATGAACAAACAATTAGTTCATACTTATGTCATAAGTTACAAATGTTAGTAAATGTTGAAACGGGAATAATGGCAGAGGTTCATCTCATTTGGTTTCAGAGAATTTGTATAGATAACCCTCTCCACACAGTATCTTTTGCTTGATTAAACATGACAGTATATTCAAAACAATACAATTTCCTTACGTTCCACGATAAAATTCTAATTGCAATTTATAATTTGAAAATATTCACTAGACATCAAATTGTTGTAAGGCTGGTAGCCTatttaatatgttattattCATCTGGATGACctgaaaagttaaaatataaaataataattatataaaacTCAACTGAATATGGGACAATGGTCATAGGCTTTTATCCAAATGAGGATATAAATGGAAGACGTTATCTTGCCTACATAGCTGTTCAGtctagatatacagtattactTGCCACCATATGAAATGGAATTTAATTAATCTTAATTCTCATTCCATTGCCAcgatgaaagaaaaaaactttttattgGGGCCACGGTGCTTTCTGAACAAGAGTAAAGACAATACAAAGAACAGCCCGACACAACATAGTGTAACAGTACAATGGTAGGTTTcacctgaataaataaaagatcgTATAAAAAGGTATCTTAACATTGTCGTAATCAGAATTGGAATTTAAGTATTGCAATATTAACAGTATTAGTATAAGTGACTGTGGCCAACAAGTTCATTCaatattttatgtaaaaacagtTTCCCCTCGTAGTTTATATGGTGATGACAGCAAAAATAAGTTGACAAGAAGTATGACAACACAGAGGAAAATTATAATGGAAAAATGTGTAAGGAAGGTGAAGGAGTAacattttatttggatagtccaatgttgacaCTAAACTAAtaatcaggtgacaaaaagtagatgttcaacaaagtgtcacttgtctATTTGTTGCAtttgtaaccctaaccccaacatAAATACTCCACAGTTTAGATCTTCTGTGTCTTATGGAGAACTGGCAATGAGAGCATGTATGTAAGTATGAACTATTCAGTTGAGGtttatataattattttatatttaaatttttCAGGTCATCCAGATGAATTGAATATTAAATGGGGAACAATAGGGCCTTACcttaaaatataaatgatttGATGTTGTATAGTGAATAGCGAATACATTTAAATTACACAATATCAAATGCAAATATTTTGCAATCAGAAGTCTATCTTGGAACGTAAGGAAATTGTATTATCTTGACTACAGCCTACTGTGTTTAAACAGCAGAGATAAAATGACACTCTGCcattatttgaatttgaatttataGCGTCATGTGCTTTTCCattgagattgtgtgtgtgtgtgtgattaaacCTTTTCCAAATTCAACTAACATCAGGAGATGcccacattttcatgactgtacCTGCAAAGGGACATGAGATATTCCTGTTCAGATTCTAGCCACTTTTAAACCGATTATGGCAACACCACAaggccaatcagctctatatctcttcagtggccattagggctTCCCTTCTACAACTagaccaagttttggaaaaatgaGCAGGGCGGCTATGTCTAAACTgaaaatgagctctccagtgcctccatgttgtttgattgggccaataatggagggtttgtctctttttccatcTGCTGACAGGCCATAAAGTTTCATGGTGTTTAAGTGAATCCATCCGGAAGTTATATGcttttgtgagaagccacgcccactgccacaccccctttggccaatcagtgtgagaAGTTAATCaattcttccttgccccatgaccaaccttTGCCTAAAATCTCACTTTTGGGAAATGTGAGATTTTCAAATTGACAGTGTGAGagttggtctgtctgtctgggccACATCATTAGCATCTTCCAAAAAACAGCCACACCAAGCGACTGGGAACTACAAACCCCACATCTCCcaaactgaatgaaacaaatGCCTTTGTAGTGGTAataaaaacatctttttttttttatttgttatccTGCTGTCTCTTAATGCCTCAATAAAGCCTATGATTACTCAAACCTTTCACAAATTTGTTCATCAATGATTcagaataaaatacaaacaagttcaaaacaaattaacaaaatgtgAATCCAAATCATGATCTCTCCAGGTACACAGACTTCCAGTTCAAACGGTGGGTTTTGTtacacaaacaggcagacaaAAATTACTCCCTGACAACACAAAGCAGTGGCAGCCCAAGCTTTGCTGTGTCAGAGAAACTAACCCACAGTGAATAACGACATCTACAAAACAACAATACACCATAAAAATCTTGTCTTAGAACTTAAACAATTTGTACACGAGTGGAGTGCGCCTTGTGAGTTTCACCAGGGGGAAAACCACAAGGCAGACACAAGACACTTTTCATCAACATAACTGAGGGTCCGCGTTCATAACTTAGAACAGGAGTGCCGATTTGGGCCCGGTTAGTCTCCTGTGAAAATCACACATGAGCAACATTTGGACAATGTCAATGGGCAATTTTACTGACactattatatacagtatatacttttttttgttctagCTCACTGTGCTATCCCTTTCTATAACTGCCTTTTAGTTGTGAAGTTGACAAGTTGCAACTTGACCGGTGATCCACAATCAGTACtcatattcttattttattatatacTTAATTTGTATGAAACGTGATGAAAACAAGcccaggtaaaaaaaataaaaataaaaataaaaataaaacaataagttAAAAATCCAGGTTTCTTCTAGGAGGGAAAGTTACCTTCAAAACTTTGACTTAACAGGTTGAACTCTCCCTGGAAGGACTTTAAAATCATCAACTACCGTTCCTAACATCCCATTTCACATTGTGTCAATATGTAACCACCCAGGTGCAAGTCATTTCAGATAGGCAAAAGACGGCACTGTAGGAAGATAACAATTTTCTACTACAGGGTTATGGATtctgtgtttaaaaatgtacaagGGTAGCTAACGCAGAACAGAATGTAATGCACATTAATGGTCAGGATTAACAAGAAATGATCAATGCACAACAGACATTATGGTAGTTACAATTAAGTGAGTCACTGTGAGTATTTAGTCAGACTGCCAGTTACCTGTGGAAACCAAAAGAAATTATAAGAAAGATGTAGAAAGAAAGTATAAAACACAAGGCAACAAAATATAGGATCCTGCCACAAAATTTAACATAAACACCTGTTTTTCATGCCTaacttttttaatgtttgtacTCACCCACACATAATTTTcaattcagtttagttttgaGTTGAGCAGACTGTACTGCATGTGGGCTAAACATTAAAAAAAGCACAGCTGTTGAACGCTCACATCTACTGGTTTGCAGGTGCCTGAAAGTACAACACATTGTTCCTACTTCAATTAAATGTCCTTCATTCATAGTTTTACAGCAGTTCTCGGAAATCCCACTCCAGTTTCTCCACAATCTATACAGTCCATTCGATTCAGCAGACCAGGGCCAGTATCCACAAAGTGAATTCAACAACCTCTGAGTAGGAGTACTGATCTAAAATCATTAACCAGGTACCACCGCTCTTTATCCAATCTACCTATTCTGAATTAAAGGAAGAAACTGTTCCAAGAGCAACTGGTCCTACCTGTGCTAGGGGAAACTTGATATATACAGGACTGGCAAGGCCTGTATATATCAAGCATCTCAAAACAGGAGTGCTGATCTAAGAACACCATAAAGGTCTTCCTAACCATTCCCTTCATCATGATTTACAACTGTTTTACTGATCCTGGGTCAGCACAAAGCCTTTTAAAATAACCGATGTAGACTCTTTAAACATTTTGAGATGAAACATGCTGAACTCTTGAGCTCAACACACATCCAACATTTTGTGCTTTGAAATATAGCTGGGCATCAAAACCTTGCTGCCAACAATATGTCAAAGCATTTCAAGAAAGTGGCACTTCAGAAACAGCTGGTCACTGATCATCCCATGCTCGTTTTTACAGTAATAATGTTCTATGACTTAAAACCTGACAAAGTTAAATAAACAGATAAAACCAGTAGCTTATTTGTCTGTTTCTCATGTGGCAAATACTGTGCTTTCTATTGAACTGAACCATCTCTTTTGCTGATGTTGCTATGGCAGCAAGGGGGAGGATGCGTTTTTATTTATCCAATCCACTGGGTTTAGCGTCAGAGTCTCACAAGCTACTCAACACTTCCCTTCATTTAGTGCCAGCAATTCGGAAAGCCTCATTTGCCATCACGGAGTGACATCTTTGACCCAAGGCCTATGAAGGACTTTGTGAATACTGGGCCCAGGAGTAACTTAAGGCAAACTGTGAGATGCTGTTGTACCTctggcagagcagcagaggtTGGTGTTGCAGAGCCGCCGTATGGATGGAAGAGTTCTGTCACTCTGATCTTTTACGTGGACTTAGTATTCCACATAACTCACAGCGCTGTCAGGGTCTTTTTTGTTTGGGATAAGCTGTTCATAAGAATCTCTTATATTGCGCTCACAAACATTAATTAACATAAGATTCCTATTGAATATATAAAAAGGAATAGGCATAATGGGCTGAATCAAAAGAACACATCCAAAGACATCTTCAAAACACTACTGATTTCAAGACACACTGAGATGTCTAATAGACGCCTAATAGAGTTGTCTTGAGACGTCTTACACTGTGTTCACCAATCTGTCTTAAGACACGTCTCAAGGAATTGTAGGATACAATGGTAGCTGGAAATGCAAGTAATGCGTATACATGCTTGGCTGATATCTGGTATAAAATACTTTCCAATAAAGACCAAAAATGACAGAACTCTTCCACAcaaattctgtctgttttgcatCAATTGTGTTTGTGACGGTATTAACTTGTACGATGCTGTTGTGCTGAAGTCTAAGAGCTCCTGGTTCAGTATTTATCTGTGAATGTGGCGTGGGATCCTTCTCCAGCTCTTCAACAGCCCTGCAAGACAAATTTTATATTGTGTGAATCTCAGGCAAGTTAATTTTCTGTCATGGAAGATATATGTTTGAGCTGAAACTGAGTGATTCTGGCAATGTGTAACTTGTAAGGTCAATAATATATTACTATATCAGcctgagggggagaaagagagagagtgtgtttgagtgtgtaccTTAGATTTGAGCGAGCTCGGCTTGTTTGTCTGCTTCAAACTCGCCCTCGTTCTCGTCGTCTCCATTATAGTCAGCTAGCTCCTCCTCCATGTCCTTGTCTATCAAACAGTACAACACGGGTAttaacatcaaacacacacatctctttAGCACAGTACAAGGTAGTTATCTACGAC encodes the following:
- the LOC139926304 gene encoding trypsin-like yields the protein MKPCLVLLLMLGGAASEGVEKRVVGSKPCGKERQYHVQVESIQGGSFCGGSLLNTRWILTASHCAERMVKVKIGLNHDVAWYKNAISFMKGKTKRNEQDIKVEQQFTFKGEDEKAHDIMLIKLNEDVSSKLPIIELPPADSCAKPNQGTKVRIGGWGAKKADVTKVKTPKDLRCATTAIAACGEDAKSDEKYHSDETNTMCAWKPGVEACQGDAGSAVEDNGVLYGVIVSNPVDECANPIKILDICHYRQWIDETIRKNWQL